A single window of Malus sylvestris chromosome 5, drMalSylv7.2, whole genome shotgun sequence DNA harbors:
- the LOC126623975 gene encoding uncharacterized protein LOC126623975 isoform X2, translating into MDDADGARGVVGRRSLKQRLRLSVFGCCGATWGFGRTSAIGAREDEEDQEPQNLPPQERVVITVGQAGPVNIWDPGCVAPVSHGSGMNLAAALAAERQLRAPQDPEGEGSVGPTGNAIAGTTAPGTPMRVSLMRLIEETEMDGRDEFGGGATALSEKTAEGNIGSDSVCCVCMGRKKGAAFIPCGHTFCRVCSREVWLNRGSCPLCNRSILEILDIF; encoded by the coding sequence ATGGACGACGCGGATGGAGCGAGGGGAGTTGTGGGCAGGCGGAGCTTGAAGCAACGGCTGAGACTGAGCGTGTTCGGCTGCTGTGGGGCCACCTGGGGATTCGGACGGACGTCGGCGATTGGCGCCAGAGAGGATGAGGAAGATCAAGAACCGCAAAATCTTCCGCCACAAGAACGAGTGGTTATAACTGTGGGCCAGGCTGGACCGGTTAATATTTGGGATCCGGGTTGCGTGGCTCCGGTTTCGCACGGATCGGGTATGAATTTGGCTGCCGCGCTGGCAGCCGAGCGACAGTTGCGGGCTCCGCAGGATCCGGAGGGAGAGGGGTCTGTGGGTCCCACGGGTAATGCAATCGCGGGAACAACAGCGCCGGGAACGCCGATGAGAGTGTCGCTGATGAGGCTGATTGAGGAGACGGAGATGGACGGGCGCGACGAGTTTGGCGGTGGCGCGACGGCGTTGAGCGAAAAAACAGCGGAGGGAAATATAGGGAGCGATTCGGTGTGCTGCGTGTGCATGGGAAGGAAAAAAGGTGCGGCTTTCATCCCGTGTGGGCACACATTTTGTAGGGTGTGTTCCAGAGAGGTGTGGTTGAATCGAGGCTCCTGTCCCCTCTGCAACCGTTCGATCCTCGAGATCCTCGATATATTCTAG
- the LOC126622975 gene encoding protein FAR1-RELATED SEQUENCE 5-like encodes MEHQDDEFHTPSSRDAKEAVDCIHLDSDSDSETFEVLDQNEEKGEFTSKVGDISLGMTFDNEDDAYNYYNAYARRVGFSVRKNRENKDSIKFPFIKVTTINRVFLRKIDRSNAFCRTTVISNLLILYHRSMRDFKRCIYDPETIEEFESNWDKLLDDYELRRNDWLEGRYLLREKWAQVYGRDHFCAGMTTTQRIESMNKFLKKYFARNLLLQEFVIPYGRAIADRKEKERQAENATKQKWRSLYSDWNVEIEASKQYTSKIFYYFQEEVKKVLNLRPLKLESDDGLTRTYTVMNSRKRGINRTLIYDLANQIVLCSCKKFEFEGILCAHALKLYYDLDLSSIPSNYYLKRWSKDAKCGIGFDSYGEPAVSNLDSSSLVQYSELSNIAQRIIAKGAKNSQNCSFLKSELLKLEKKMEKHANFGEQDDVNYVKHMTEAKKNLKIQDPKVQKSKGRGKGRMKSALESNQPKKKGPYKRKG; translated from the exons ATGGAACATCAAGATGATGAGTTTCATACTCCATCTTCTCGTGATGCCAAAGAAGCAGTTGATTGTATACACTTAGATTCAGATTCAGATTCCGAAACCTTTGAAGTCTTGgatcaaaatgaagaaaaaggagaatttACAAGCAAAGTTGGTGATATTTCTCTTGGGATGACTTTTGATAATGAGGACGATGCATATAATTACTACAATGCATATGCTAGAAGGGTTGGATTTAGCGTGagaaagaatagagaaaataaggACAG CATCAAGTTCCCATTTATTAAGGTCACAACGATTAATAGAGTCTTCTTAAGAAAAATTGATAGATCAAATGCATTCTGCAGAACTACAGTCATCTCAAATCTTCTCATACTTTACCACAGAAGCATGAGG GATTTCAAAAGATGCATATATGATCCGGAGACTATTGAAGAATTTGAATCAAATTGGGATAAATTACTTGATGATTATGAATTGAGAAGAAATGATTGGCTAGAAGGGAGATATCTATTACGTGAGAAATGGGCACAAGTTTATGGTCGAGACCATTTTTGTGCAG GTATGACAACAACACAAAGAATTGAAAGCATGAACAAGTTTTTGAAAAAGTATTTTGCTCGAAACCTCCTTCTGCAAGAGTTCGTCATCCCATATGGTAGAGCAATAGCGGatcgaaaagaaaaggaaaggcaAGCAGAAAATGCAACTAAACAGAAATGGCGTAGTTTGTATTCTGATTGGAATGTGGAGATTGAAGCATCAAAGCAGTATACAAGtaagattttttattatttccaagAGGAGGTTAAGAAAGTTTTAAATTTGAGGCCACTGAAATTAGAAAGTGATGATGGGCTAACACGTACATACACAGTAATGAACTCAAGAAAACGAGGAATTAATAGAACACTTATATATGACCTTGCAAATCAAATAGTTTTGTGCAGTTGCAAAAAGTTTGAGTTTGAAGGGATTCTTTGTGCACATGCTCTAAAGTTATACTATGATTTAGACTTATCAAGTATACCATCCAATTATTATTTGAAAAGATGGAGCAAGGATGCTAAATGTGGTATTGGATTTGATTCTTATGGCGAACCGGCTGTGAGTAATTTGGACTCATCTTCTTTGGTTCAGTACAGTGAGCTATCTAATATAGCACAAAGAATCATAGCAAAAGGTGCAAAAAATAGTCAAAATTGTAGTTTTTTGAAATCTGAGTTGTTAAAGTtggagaaaaaaatggaaaagcatGCCAATTTTGGAGAACAAGATGATGTAAATTATGTTAAGCATATGACTGAAGCTAAGAAAAATCTTAAGATCCAAGATCCAAAAGTTCAGAAGTCCAAAGGTCGGGGCAAAGGTAGAATGAAGAGTGCTTTGGAATCTAATCAACCTAAAAAGAAAGGTCCATACAAGAGAAAAGGTTAG
- the LOC126623975 gene encoding uncharacterized protein LOC126623975 isoform X1, with amino-acid sequence MEAVRRERAARTVLEVLREQMDDADGARGVVGRRSLKQRLRLSVFGCCGATWGFGRTSAIGAREDEEDQEPQNLPPQERVVITVGQAGPVNIWDPGCVAPVSHGSGMNLAAALAAERQLRAPQDPEGEGSVGPTGNAIAGTTAPGTPMRVSLMRLIEETEMDGRDEFGGGATALSEKTAEGNIGSDSVCCVCMGRKKGAAFIPCGHTFCRVCSREVWLNRGSCPLCNRSILEILDIF; translated from the exons ATG GAAGCGGTGCGGAGGGAGAGGGCGGCAAGGACGGTCCTCGAGGTTCTGAGAGAGCAAATGGACGACGCGGATGGAGCGAGGGGAGTTGTGGGCAGGCGGAGCTTGAAGCAACGGCTGAGACTGAGCGTGTTCGGCTGCTGTGGGGCCACCTGGGGATTCGGACGGACGTCGGCGATTGGCGCCAGAGAGGATGAGGAAGATCAAGAACCGCAAAATCTTCCGCCACAAGAACGAGTGGTTATAACTGTGGGCCAGGCTGGACCGGTTAATATTTGGGATCCGGGTTGCGTGGCTCCGGTTTCGCACGGATCGGGTATGAATTTGGCTGCCGCGCTGGCAGCCGAGCGACAGTTGCGGGCTCCGCAGGATCCGGAGGGAGAGGGGTCTGTGGGTCCCACGGGTAATGCAATCGCGGGAACAACAGCGCCGGGAACGCCGATGAGAGTGTCGCTGATGAGGCTGATTGAGGAGACGGAGATGGACGGGCGCGACGAGTTTGGCGGTGGCGCGACGGCGTTGAGCGAAAAAACAGCGGAGGGAAATATAGGGAGCGATTCGGTGTGCTGCGTGTGCATGGGAAGGAAAAAAGGTGCGGCTTTCATCCCGTGTGGGCACACATTTTGTAGGGTGTGTTCCAGAGAGGTGTGGTTGAATCGAGGCTCCTGTCCCCTCTGCAACCGTTCGATCCTCGAGATCCTCGATATATTCTAG